The region GGGCCGCCATCGTGTTCACCGGCGCCGGCTTCGGGTGGGACGAGCCCGAAGGCCACGGCCCGGCCAATCTGACCGCGTCCCTGCGCGCCGCCGCCGACCCGGCGCTGCGCGGTCAGGGCGCGGTGGTCTGCGCCGGCGACCAGCTGCACGCGGCGCGGTGGGCGCGGCTCACCGACCCCTGGCGCGCCGCGTCGTTCACCTCCGGCCCGCACCCGCGGCTCGGGCACCTCGTCGACGGCCGCGTCGAGCTGCTCGGCACCGCACCGCAGCGGCCACCGCGCACGCTGGGCCTGCCCGAAACCGACGTCGCGCTGATCAGAACCCATCCCGGCATGACCCCGATGCTGCTGACCGCGGCGGTCGACGCCGGAGCGCGCGGTGTCGTGCTGGAGGGCACCGGCATGGGCAACGTCCCCGTCGATCTGTTCACCGCCATCAGCGAGCTCGTCGAGTGGGACATCCCCGTGGTCATCGCCACCCGCGGTGAGACACGCGTGCTCGATCTCGACCAACTGCCCCTGGGCACCGGCCTGGCGGCCGAGGTCGGCGCGATCGGCGCCCGCGACCTGAGCGCCTCGCACGCCCGCATCGCGCTGATGGCCGCGCTCAGCACAGGCGGAGTCGCGGCCGTCCGCGACTGGTTCGGCCGCCTCTGAACGGCTTCCTGCAATGCGACTCCGGACCCGGAGACCCCAGTCCGGGGCTTGAGGAACATCCGAACGGCGAACAGCGCCAGCAGCGCGGGCGTGCGAGACCGGTCGTCCAGCCACAACCCGTACGGCCGACTCCGCCTGGACATGGACACCCGGCTCGACCTCCCGGTCCCGTCTCGCTGAGGGATCCCTCAGGAGACGGGTCGCGGCTGCTGGTCAACGAAGGTCGTCGATGACGTAGGCGTCGGATCTGCAGTAACCAGGTACGTTCGGCTTCTGCATGATCACGCCCTCGAGCCACATGCGGTAACCACGCGCGAGCAGTCGCCGGCAGGCATCGTGCCGAGCCGCGTTCACACCGGCGACCATTCGTTCGAGGCCGCGTTCACCCGCCAGATCTTCGCAGGCGTCGAGCAGCCGACCGAAGAGTTCCGGTGCCTCCGGCCCTGGCCGCACCGCTCCGAACTTGACGAAGCACGTTCCGCTACCGGCTCACCCGCGCCGCAGTGGCACACGGCGAGCCCGCAGAGGTTCGTGCCGTCGTGCAGGAGCACGGTGTCGCCGAGATCCTGGGCGTGCGTGGCCCTGATCTCGTGTGCCACGTCGAGACCGTCGAAGATGGCGTTGGTCACGGCGAAGCATCCGCGCACAACGCCATCGCGCTCGGCTTCGGGAGTCTCGGAGTACGTCGTGTAGCCACGGGCCTCGGTGACGGGGGAAACCGCTTTGTCCATCAGCGGCGTCAGGTACTGCGGCCAGAACCCGAACTTCTGGTAGAGCCCGATGTGCCGCGGACTCTGCGGAAAGGTGAACAGGCCGGCTTGGCGTACCCGCCACCTGTCGAAGAGGTCCATGACAGGCCGCATGAGGAGACTGGCGATCCCCTGCCCCCACAGGTCCGGTCGGACCGTGAGGGGGCCGAAGTATCCGAAGCTTCCCCAGCGGGTGACGAAGTTGGAACCGACGATCTCCCCGTCGCGTTCCGCCGCGAACGCCCAGTCCGGCTCGGCGGTGAAACGCGACCGGACGTACTCCGCGTCACCGAACACCGTGACCGGCTCCGGAACGCCGAGGAAGGTGCCAAACGCGGTGCGCATGATCAGGTCGGCGGTGTCGAGGTCACCCTCCTGGAGCGGGCGGACCGACACGCCGGTCCCGGCAGAAGCGGCAGCGCCGGTGGTAGTCGACACCATCCACCTCCAGGAACCGGTGCTCCCATTCGGGCGCCATGGTCGCTTCCCGTCGACAGGGCCGCAATCGCGCGATTCTCGAGCAACGCGTCAGGAACTCTCGTGGTCTCGGTCGGGCTCAGCGACAGCAGCTCGCCCCGGGCCAGCAGGCCAAGCCGGCGCAGGTCGCGACCAGGCGGGCCTCGACGGTGTCGAGCTCGACCAGGCGGCGCCGCTGGTCGATGCCGTACACCTTGGTGCCGGTCA is a window of Saccharopolyspora erythraea NRRL 2338 DNA encoding:
- a CDS encoding GNAT family N-acetyltransferase; the encoded protein is MVSTTTGAAASAGTGVSVRPLQEGDLDTADLIMRTAFGTFLGVPEPVTVFGDAEYVRSRFTAEPDWAFAAERDGEIVGSNFVTRWGSFGYFGPLTVRPDLWGQGIASLLMRPVMDLFDRWRVRQAGLFTFPQSPRHIGLYQKFGFWPQYLTPLMDKAVSPVTEARGYTTYSETPEAERDGVVRGCFAVTNAIFDGLDVAHEIRATHAQDLGDTVLLHDGTNLCGLAVCHCGAGEPVAERASSSSERCGQGRRHRNSSVGCSTPAKIWRVNAASNEWSPV
- a CDS encoding asparaginase gives rise to the protein MTRVLLVATGDTLAYRKSGPSIASGAELLADLPGAVAAEVGAEDVMAEPSWDTSPSTMLALARRVRAAVLEDGYDGVVVTHGLDTLEETAFLTDLTAGPAAGRAAIVFTGAGFGWDEPEGHGPANLTASLRAAADPALRGQGAVVCAGDQLHAARWARLTDPWRAASFTSGPHPRLGHLVDGRVELLGTAPQRPPRTLGLPETDVALIRTHPGMTPMLLTAAVDAGARGVVLEGTGMGNVPVDLFTAISELVEWDIPVVIATRGETRVLDLDQLPLGTGLAAEVGAIGARDLSASHARIALMAALSTGGVAAVRDWFGRL